The following are from one region of the Gambusia affinis linkage group LG02, SWU_Gaff_1.0, whole genome shotgun sequence genome:
- the LOC122820400 gene encoding mesoderm posterior protein 1-like, whose translation MDTSSVPLLDYNLQYPWSSDTDLSSISSPETLSPVLSMDSSLSPNYQQPPQSTPKAAKCLKSSPCSLPGRGRKTGRSTRIRSKQRESASEKEKLRMRDLTKALHHLRSYLPPSVAPVGQTLTKIETLRLTIRYISYLSAQLGLSEEVLFQRREQVDTSASDPSSPDLISYFQNSSAGEHMQNQNPYPGLCYSQNRPLHSGHCSFGVNQLRMQYAEGPQGEMSVDAALQSPPSQPSCQMCGKDFCIPLVPRDYWG comes from the exons ATGGATACCTCCTCTGTTCCTCTGCTCGACTACAACCTGCAGTACCCGTGGTCCTCTGACACGGACCTTTCCAGCATTTCGTCACCAGAGACGCTCTCGCCAGTCCTGTCCATGGACTCCAGCCTCTCCCCCAACTACCAGCAGCCTCCACAGTCCACTCCCAAAGCAGCCAAGTGCCTCAAGTCCTCACCTTGCTCCCTGCCTGGACGAGGCCGGAAGACGGGTCGGAGCACCCGGATTCGCAGCAAGCAGAGGGAGAGCGCCAGTGAGAAGGAGAAGCTGAGAATGAGGGATCTGACCAAAGCTCTGCACCACCTCAGATCCTACCTCCCACCGTCAGTCGCACCTGTCGGGCAGACTCTGACGAAGATAGAGACGCTCCGTCTCACCATCCGCTACATCTCCTACCTGTCAGCTCAGCTGGGCCTGAGTGAGGAGGTGCTATTTCAGAGGAGGGAACAAGTGGACACCTCAGCCAGTGACCCATCCTCTCCTGATCTCATTAGCTACTTTCAAAACTCCTCCGCTGGAGAACacatgcagaaccagaacccgtaCCCAGGCCTGTGTTACAGCCAGAACAGACCACTGCATTCTGGGCATTGTAGTTTTGGAGTGAATCAGTTGAGAATGCAGTACGCTGAAGGCCCTCAGGGAGAAATGAGCGTGGATGCAGCTCTGCAGTCACCTCCATCCCAGCCCTCTTGTCAG ATGTGTGGTAAAGACTTCTGCATTCCACTTGTTCCAAGAGACTACTGGGGCTGA